In Thermococcus chitonophagus, the genomic stretch GAGGTAGTTCGCCAACCTCGCGGACACTTCATCCATGACACCGCTCACCGGAACCCCAAACTTCTGGTAGCCAACTCTCCCAAGATCTTGGATCATAGCTGGGCTTGGAGTTGCAACTATCTCAATCATTTTCCCATTCCTCCTTGTAGATCTCCCAGAACTCTTCTTCATCTATGGGAACAAACTTGACGTAGTCCCCAGGAAGGGCTATGCTTGGCGGAACCTTTTTGGGGTTGAATGTCCTCAATGGCGTTCTTCCGATTATCCTCCATCCTCCCGGGCTCTCTATTGCATACCATCCAGTCTGCTTTCCGGCAATTCCAACGCTTCCTGCGGGAACCTTAGTCCTGGGTTTCTCGAGCCTTGGGGTAGCTATCCTCTCGTCCATGCCCCCCAAGTATGCGAACCCAGGGAGGAAGCCCAGGAAGTAGACTCTGTATAAAGGTTTGGAGTGAATCTCAATGACATCATCAATCGTGAGACCGTTATACTCTGCCACGAACTCTATATCGGGCCCGAATTCTCCTCCGTAAGCTACTGGAATCTCAATCTCCCTGCCCTTTACATCCTCCACATTGAACTTTAAATCGGAAACATATGAGATAACCTCTTCGTGCGTTATCAGGGTTGGATCATAGTATATTGCGAGTGAGGAATATGCTGGAACAACTTCAACGAGCCACTCTGGTTTATCCTTTTCTATCGCCTGAGCGAGAGCGTGAACCCTCTTATTGATCTCTTCATCTATCACCTCACCGAAGGAAATTAGAACGCCAGAGTCACCGAGTAATCTTATAGTTAACATTACAATATCACCTGTAGGGTGGTTTTATCACGTGCAGACCTTCAACTTTCGAGAAGTGCCTAATATTTCCCGTAACTACCGATAAGCCATGCACAATAGCAGTTGCTGCAATAATGGCATCACCGAGCCCTATATTGTAATCTCGCCTAATTTCGCCACTGAGGATTCCTATTTCTTCATCAATGAGGAGTATTTGAAAGTGCCTCCTCAAAAATCTGAGAAGCTTCATACCTCTTAGGACGTCGATTAGTACATCCGTATCAATTAGATACATCTCTGTCCCACTCCTTTCGAAGTTCCTCAAAGTTTATTTCTTCTTTAAAAAGTCCAAAGACATCTTCAAGATCCTTGGCGAATTCGTCAATAATTATTACCTTAACTGTTCTCTTATCTGGGATGTTGAGCTTTTTTCAAGTTTCAGGACCCCTTTTTCATAAATTGCTTTGAGTGTGATCATGCTGAATCCTCCCAATGATATCTCTAAGAGGAACTATTTTTACACCTTCCTCCTCAAGTTTCTTCCTTATGTGCGCTGTTATCTCCACGGCCTTCGGATTATCTCCGTGGACGCATATAGTATCAACCTTCAGCTCGATCCACTCCCCATTTATTGCCCTAACTCCGCCATCTTTGACCATTGAAATTACTCTCTCAGCGATTTCCTCCTTATCGTGGATTACTGCTCCGGGCTGACTCCTAGGAACCAAGGTCCCGTCGGGGTTGTAGGCTCTGTCGGCAAAGACCTCATGTGCAACCTTGAGACCCATCTCCTCCGCAATCTCCGCAACCCTTGAATTTGATAGCGTGACCAGAATGAGATTTTTATCAAAGTCGAGAATACCTTCAATGACGGCTCTCGCTAGGTCTTCCTCCTTAACCATGGCATTGTACAAAGCTCCATGGGGCTTTACGTGCTGAAGTTCAAGCCCCTCAGCCCTAACGAATGCATACAGTGCGCCTATCTGATAGAGGATGTAGTTTCTGGCCTCTTCGGGGGTTAGTTTCATGTACCTCCTGCCGAAGCCCATTAGATCAGGGTACCCTGGGTGGGCCCCTACTTCAACCCCATTTTCCTTTGCCAACCTTATCGTCTTCCTCATGACGAGTGGATCTCCAGCGTGCCATCCGCAGGCCACATTCGCTGATGTTATGTACTTCATGACCTCCTCATCTAAGCCAAGCTTGTACCTCCCGAAGCTTTCACCAAGGTCAGAGTTTAGGTCTACCCTCATGGGAATCCCCCAAGGAAAAATTTGGATGAAGAGTTCTTAACGTTAAAATTACATAATTAAATAATTGAAGAATTAAATAAGAAGCCACTTCCATAGGGGGACGACCTTAATGTTCTCCTTAAGAGTTTCTTCTTGATCCCAAGTTACTATCAAGAGGTTGTTACATTTGAGTTCTTTCGAGGCCCTGAGAAGGGCTTCAACTTCCCTCCTGTAGTTCTCATCATTCAGCTCATATGTTACTTGGATAAGTTGAATGACCTTGTTGCCTTCCTTAATGACAAAATCAACCTCACCATTCCTGTCCCTCCAGTAGTACACTTCCCTGTTTGAGAAGGAATAGCTAATCCTTCTTAAGATCTCAACAAAAACTACGTTTTCTAAAATCTTGCCAATGTCCTTAGTGGATTTAAATGCAACGGAGTTTATAATCCCACTATCAATTACATAAACCTTCCTGGGGGACAAAATTTGGCTTTTCAGTTTGGGAGAGAACCTTCTTAGCTGGAAGATTAAGTAAGCATCCTCTAAATAGCCAACAAAGTTTCTAACCGTGTGAACATCCTTCAGCCCAATCACGTTCTTTAACCTACTGTAGGTGATTTCCCGTGAAAAGTTAGAGAGCAAATAGAGGGCAAGTTCCTTAATAGCATGGACTTCCCTTATATTATGCCTCATAACGACATCCCGTTCAACTATATCCCTGTATATAGTCTGCAGGTAAACCCTACCAAACTTTAGTGCTTCAGGAAAGCCTCCAATTTTTATGTATTCCTCTAAAAGCCGCTTTATTTTCGCAATGCTTTTTGTTGAGTACATCCAGTTATTTTCCAACTTAACACCCTTGAACTTTAAAAACTCCCTAAAGCTGAAGGGATACAGCGTGAAGCCTATATACCTCCCAGTTAGGGAAGTTGAAAGCTCACCTGAAAGTAACGAGGAGCTACTTCCAGTAACTATGACCTTCTTTGTGGTTCTTATTCTTGAAAGAAATCTTTCCCAACCTCTTACACTCTGGATTTCGTCAAAAACAAAATACTTGACATCCCCATAAAGCTCATAGAATGCTTGCATCAGCTTTTCATAGTCATTGGGAGAAAATGAAAGTAATCTTTCGTCAAAGAAGTTTATGTAGGCGAACTTCTTGTCTCTCATAAGGAGCCACGTGAGAACTGATTTTCCTGACCTTCTCACTCCAAGGATTGCAAGGATATTTGGATAAGAGAAGA encodes the following:
- a CDS encoding LamB/YcsF family protein, with the protein product MRVDLNSDLGESFGRYKLGLDEEVMKYITSANVACGWHAGDPLVMRKTIRLAKENGVEVGAHPGYPDLMGFGRRYMKLTPEEARNYILYQIGALYAFVRAEGLELQHVKPHGALYNAMVKEEDLARAVIEGILDFDKNLILVTLSNSRVAEIAEEMGLKVAHEVFADRAYNPDGTLVPRSQPGAVIHDKEEIAERVISMVKDGGVRAINGEWIELKVDTICVHGDNPKAVEITAHIRKKLEEEGVKIVPLRDIIGRIQHDHTQSNL
- a CDS encoding ATP-binding protein; the protein is MLDIESLKRIIITQREEIEEFMERENIIEREIDKEALLKFFSYPNILAILGVRRSGKSVLTWLLMRDKKFAYINFFDERLLSFSPNDYEKLMQAFYELYGDVKYFVFDEIQSVRGWERFLSRIRTTKKVIVTGSSSSLLSGELSTSLTGRYIGFTLYPFSFREFLKFKGVKLENNWMYSTKSIAKIKRLLEEYIKIGGFPEALKFGRVYLQTIYRDIVERDVVMRHNIREVHAIKELALYLLSNFSREITYSRLKNVIGLKDVHTVRNFVGYLEDAYLIFQLRRFSPKLKSQILSPRKVYVIDSGIINSVAFKSTKDIGKILENVVFVEILRRISYSFSNREVYYWRDRNGEVDFVIKEGNKVIQLIQVTYELNDENYRREVEALLRASKELKCNNLLIVTWDQEETLKENIKVVPLWKWLLI
- a CDS encoding PIN domain-containing protein — encoded protein: MYLIDTDVLIDVLRGMKLLRFLRRHFQILLIDEEIGILSGEIRRDYNIGLGDAIIAATAIVHGLSVVTGNIRHFSKVEGLHVIKPPYR
- the pxpB gene encoding 5-oxoprolinase subunit PxpB, translating into MLTIRLLGDSGVLISFGEVIDEEINKRVHALAQAIEKDKPEWLVEVVPAYSSLAIYYDPTLITHEEVISYVSDLKFNVEDVKGREIEIPVAYGGEFGPDIEFVAEYNGLTIDDVIEIHSKPLYRVYFLGFLPGFAYLGGMDERIATPRLEKPRTKVPAGSVGIAGKQTGWYAIESPGGWRIIGRTPLRTFNPKKVPPSIALPGDYVKFVPIDEEEFWEIYKEEWEND